A stretch of Anolis sagrei isolate rAnoSag1 chromosome X, rAnoSag1.mat, whole genome shotgun sequence DNA encodes these proteins:
- the VPREB1 gene encoding immunoglobulin iota chain, which translates to MAWASLLLLLITYCSGIASQPTLTQVPFQSVTLGNTVRLTTTLSSGHANYVVSWYQQREGQAPRLVLDTSNNRGSGIPERFSGSRSGNIMSLTITGALAEDEAVYYCVVWTGSE; encoded by the exons ATGGCTTGGGCCTCCCTTCTCCTGCTGCTTATTACATACTGCTCAG GCATTGCCTCACAGCCCACACTGACTCAGGTTCCTTTCCAGTCTGTGACTCTTGGAAACACAGTAAGACTTACAACCACTTTGAGCAGCGGCCATGCGAACTATGTTGTCTCCTGGTATCAGCAAAGAGAGGGCCAGGCTCCCCGGCTTGTCCTTGATACTAGCAACAACCGAGGCAGTGGGATCCCAGAACGGTTCAGTG GGTCAAGGTCGGGGAACATAATGTCCCTGACCATCACAGGTGCCCTGGCAGAAGACGAAGCCGTGTATTACTGTGTTGTATGGACAGGGAGTGAGTGA